In the Halorussus salinus genome, CGCGGCGAGCGCGAACACCGCCACGGCGGCGAGCGCGGGACCAGCGAGCGCGACCGCCGCTACGGGAGTCGCCACGGTCACGGGAGCCAGCGCGAGACCGAGCGTCGCCAGTCGTCGCACTGACGACGCCTCCGGGCGAGTAATCTATTTTCCACCAAATCGGGACTCCGACGAGTCAGTACGGGCCGCCGCCCCCGGAGGTGGTGGTCGTTTCGGTGCCTCCTCGTCCGGATTCGGTCGTCGCCTCCGTCTCCTCTCGGCCCGATTCGGTCGTCGTCTCGGCCGCTCCCGGACAGGCCGGGTTCACGACGAACCACGCGTCACCGACGCCCTGCCCGTTCGCGTCGTCGGGGCGCTGGTCCTCGGCGAACGTGTACAGCGGCATTCCGTTGTACGTGACCTGTCGCGACCCGTCCTCGCGCTCGGTCGTCCCGACATCGCCGACCAGTCCGTCGGGAACGGTCGGGGACTCCTCGACGGTCAGGGGCGGCCACGCTTCGGCGCACTGGTCGTAGCAGGTAC is a window encoding:
- a CDS encoding COG4315 family predicted lipoprotein, translated to MALTRRTLLRASGLGLVGSSIGFAGASENRQETETTGRAQETTTQQEETRFTLQVTTHPEYGVVLTDGEGMTLYRFTQDEGGESTCYDQCAEAWPPLTVEESPTVPDGLVGDVGTTEREDGSRQVTYNGMPLYTFAEDQRPDDANGQGVGDAWFVVNPACPGAAETTTESGREETEATTESGRGGTETTTTSGGGGPY